In one window of Synchiropus splendidus isolate RoL2022-P1 chromosome 15, RoL_Sspl_1.0, whole genome shotgun sequence DNA:
- the rnf41l gene encoding RING finger protein 151 — MRNDLNRLQIRCANARQGCEAVCSLEGLPAHEDHCQYAYVSCTNSGCLLQVERRDLEAHLSECGSTTSPNQRSQHNCLLELQSEIETLRYEMLTEVQNVRLMMESQQNSERRYLAQNERQLKAAVDELKGQLFTLTCDIRTLSAEVSLSRRFARAHLDAAKLPHLLTDAVQTLSVGDQTDGSLPTKEQLGKRLDKLLIRIDKVETSLRTLISDKASDTCFGHNLSTKSLGGAAHAV, encoded by the exons ATGCGCAATGACCTGAACCGTCTGCAGATCCGCTGTGCCAATGCAAGACAGGGATGTGAGGCTGTCTGTTCCCTGGAGGGTCTGCCTGCGCATGAGGACCATTGCCAGTATGCCTATGTCTCCTGCACAAACTCAG GTTGTCTCCTTCAGGTGGAGAGAAGAGATTTAGAGGCTCACCTGTCTGAGTGTGGAAGCACCACCAGCCCCAACCAACGCTCACAACATAACTGTTTACTCGAGTTGCAATCTGAAATTGAAACACTGAG GTATGAGATgctgactgaggtgcagaatGTGAGACTGATGATGGAATCCCAGCAGAACTCTGAGAGGAGATATTTGGCTCAAAATGAGCGGCAGCTGAAGGCTGCAGTGGACGAGTTGAAG GGTCAGTTGTTCACCCTGACATGCGACATCCGAACACTATCAGCCGAGGTTTCATTGAGCCGACGGTTTGCAAGGGCCCATCTAGACGCTGCAAAACTGCCACATCTCCTCACAGACGCTGTGCAGACCCTGTCCGTTGGGGACCAGACGGACGGATCCCTGCCTACGAAAGAGCAGCTTGGAAAAAGGTTGGACAAACTGCTGATAAGAATCGACAAGGTGGAGACGTCTCTTCGCACACTAATAAGCGACAAGGCTAGTGATACATGCTTCGGTCATAATTTGTCTACCAAGTCTCTTGGGGGAGCCGCCCACGCAGTTTGA
- the gem gene encoding GTP-binding protein GEM, with amino-acid sequence MLSSVRRHSLRLQSELHRWSICDPGNHRLQDGLLARVPACIARSRSCTSTTGDLDGTRTCWSSSDSVISSGEVAGPESPYRVVLLGASGVGKTAFAGIFSGAADSMDSDDCELCGDELCEKEIEVDGEPATVTLVDTWDVESDGDLSEEPCIQIGDAYLLLYSITDRVSFLRASELRISLRRLRPAQHTPIILVGNKCDLVRRREVSTSEGRACAAVFDCKFIETSAAMQHNVWEAFHGVIRQLRLRRDSCKRRRHSTLNKRRESLPLKAKRFLDKMVAKNNPCVAFWVKSKSCHDLTVL; translated from the exons ATGCTATCCAGCGTCCGTCGGCACAGCCTCCGCCTGCAGTCAGAGCTGCACCGCTGGAGCATCTGCGACCCCGGAAACCACCGGCTGCAGGACGGGCTCCTGGCACGGGTGCCCGCCTGTATTGCCCGTTCCAGGTCCTGCACTAGCACCACGGGGGACTTGGACGGCACTCGCACTTGCTGGTCGTCCTCGGACTCGGTCATTTCTTCCGGAGAGGTAGCCGGACCCGAGAGCCCGTACAGGGTCGTTCTGCTCGGGGCGAGTGGAGTCGGCAAGACAGCCTTCGCTGGCATCTTCTCCGGGGCGGCGGACAGCATGGACAGCGACGACTGTGAGCTGTGTGGAG ATGAACTGTGTGAGAAGGAGATTGAAGTCGATGGCGAGCCGGCAACCGTCACTCTTGTGGACACGTGGGATGttgaa TCGGACGGCGATTTGTCAGAGGAGCCTTGCATCCAGATCGGTGACGCGTACCTGCTGCTTTATTCAATTACAGACCGTGTTTCATTCCTGCGTGCCTCCGAGCTACGTATATCCCTGCGCCGCCTGCGTCCTGCCCAACACACACCCATCATCCTGGTGGGCAACAAGTGTGACCTGGTGCGACGAAGAGAGGTGTCCACGAGTG AGGGTCGAGCCTGTGCCGCTGTGTTTGACTGCAAGTTCATCGAAACATCCGCAGCCATGCAGCACAACGTGTGGGAGGCTTTTCACGGCGTTATTAGACAGCTACGTCTTCGCCGAGACTCCTGCAAGCGACGCAGGCATTCCACATTAAACAAGCGCAGAGAGAGCCTGCCTCTGAAGGCCAAACGCTTTTTGGACAAGATGGTGGCGAAGAACAACCCGTGTGTTGCATTCTGGGTCAAGTCCAAGTCCTGTCATGACCTCACTGTTCTGTAG
- the rad54b gene encoding DNA repair and recombination protein RAD54B isoform X2: MKGKDIGRGSGYKVLQLLSLSEGETLMIGGKEVEVLGLITKEDYAKGCCFQDCPVETEEALPSQVKLTSQRYKPFCPPLLAGEAKISNKEEKRTCQPRHNPNVPGALVMPRPSHNHQWSNNKSGLPVVDVVVDPHLTVHLRPHQREGLVFLYECVMGMRADGRYGAILADEMGLGKTLQSVSLSWTLLKQGPYGGRAIVKRVLVVTPGSLVQNWGMEFNKWLGRERISVFTVDQDHRVEQFLLSRHHSVLVISYEMLLRCLEQVQNVDFGLIICDEGHRLKNSSVKTSSALSSLSCTRRVILTGTPVQNDLQEFYAIIDFVNPGVLGSTSTYRKVYEEPILRSRQPSCTEDDRTLGEERTAELSRLTSMFILRRTQEINNRYLPPRLDWTLFCEPSSLQLQIYKRLLSHRAFRACPQQTHTHLTCITALKKLCNHPALLRASAEEKADRGSDESFFEEDMVHFFSESYTSDGMDPADSGKLSVLRDLLQTIRRISPSDRVVVVSNYTETLDMLQDLCGHMNYSFSRLDGHTPTSQRQLLVDAFNSPYSKYFLFLLSSKAGGVGLNLIGASHLVLYDINWNPANDLQAMARVWRDGQKKAVHTYRLLTAGTIEERIFMRQIAKQGLSDTVVDLGKASDHISFTTSDLQDLFSLKETPSLTHDLLNCNCNRDGSLSVTADEEEPVSSRPCQLGRQVGRGTTTNKHPSMSELMQWRHYSGDTLTFSDPYLDHARDHITFAFQTTVSHTV, from the exons ATGAAGGGGAAAGACATTGGACGGG GAAGTGGCTACAAGGTGTTGCAGTTGCTCTCCCTGAGTGAGGGCGAGACCCTTATGATCGGTGGGAAAGAGGTTGAAGTGTTGGGGCTCATCACAAAGGAGGACTACGCCAAGGGCTGTTGTTTCCAAGACTGCCCAGTGGAGACAGAGGAAGCTCTTCCGAGCCAAGTCAAGCTTACTTCTCAGAGATACAAACCATTTTGCCCCCCTCTACTGGCCGGAGAAGCTAAAATATCTAACAAAGAGGAGAAGCGGACGTGTCAGCCTCGTCATAACCCTAATGTTCCAG GTGCTCTGGTGATGCCTCGTCCATCCCACAACCACCAGTGGTCTAATAACAAGTCAGGTCTTCCTGTGGTCGATGTCGTAGTGGATCCCCATCTAACTGTTCACCTGCGACCTCATCAGAGAGAAGGATTAGTCTTTTTATATGAATGTGTCATGGGCATGAG AGCTGACGGTCGCTACGGTGCCATTTTGGCGGATGAAATGGGCCTTGGAAAGACCCTCCAGAGTGTCTCGCTGTCTTGGACACTTCTTAAGCAGGGACCGTACGGTGGGAGAGCAATTGTCAAACGTGTCCTCGTGGTCACTCCTGGAAGTCTTGTGCAGAACTGGGGCATGGAGTTCAACAAGTGGCTGGGTCGAGAGAGGATTAGTGTTTTTACAGTGGATCAG GATCACAGGGTGGAGCAGTTCTTGTTGTCTCGGCACCACAGCGTTCTTGTGATCAGCTACGAGATGCTGCTTCGCTGCCTCGAGCAG GTGCAGAATGTTGATTTTGGTCTAATAATTTGCGATGAAGGTCACAGGCTGAAGAACAGCAGCGTCAAAACATCATCTGCCCTCAGCAGCCTCAGCTGCACACGCAGGGTCATTCTCACTG GCACACCTGTACAAAATGACCTTCAGGAGTTCTATGCTATTATTGACTTTGTTAATCCTGGTGTTCTTGGCTCAACATCCACTTATCGAAAAGTATATGAGGAGCCCATCCTAAGGTCCAGACAGCCCTCCTGCACTGAG GATGACAGAACGCTAGGAGAAGAGCGGACAGCTGAGCTCTCTCGACTCACCAGTATGTTCATCCTGAGGAGGACGCAAGAGATCAATAACAGATATCTGCCGCCCCGTTTGGACTGGACACTGTTCTGTGAACCTTCTTCACTCCAGCTCCAGATTTACAAACGTCTGCTCAGTCACAGAGCCTTCAGAGCGTGTCCCCagcaaactcacacacacttgaccTGCATCACTGCTCTGAAGAAGCTGTGTAACCATCCTGCGCTGCTTCGAGCCTCAGCAGAG GAGAAAGCTGACCGTGGATCTGATGAGAGCTTCTTCGAAGAAGACATGgtgcactttttttctgaatcatACACCTCTGATGGAATGGACCCGGCGGACTCTGGAAAACTCAGTGTTCTTCGGGACCTTCTCCAGACCATCAGACGCATCAGTCCCTCTGACAG ggtggtggtggtgtccaACTACACAGAAACACTTGACATGCTCCAGGACCTGTGTGGACACATGAACTATTCATTCTCTCGACTGGATGGACACACGCCCACCAGTCAGAGGCAGCTTCTGGTTGATGCTTTTAACAGCCCGTATTCCAAGTACTTCCTCTTTCTGCTGAGCTCCAAAGCAGGTGGAGTTGGCCTGAATTTGATTGGTGCCTCTCACTTGGTGTTGTATGACATCAACTGGAACCCAGCCAACGACCTTCAG GCCATGGCTCGAGTTTGGAGGGACGGACAGAAAAAGGCAGTGCACACATATCGTCTTCTTACTGCTG ggACCATTGAGGAGAGAATTTTCATGAGACAAATTGCAAAGCAGGGTCTGTCCGATACCGTTGTGGATTTGGGCAAGGCCTCCGATCACATCAGCTTTACCACGAGTGACCTGCAAGACCTTTTCAGTCTGAAGGAAACACCCTCACTGACTCATGACTTACTGAACTGCAACTGCAACAGGGACGGTTCACTCAGCG TGACTGCGGATGAGGAGGAACCCGTCTCCAGTCGGCCGTGTCAGCTCGGTCGTCAGGTAGGGCGTGGCACGACCACAAACAAGCACCCGAGCATGTCTGAGCTCATGCAGTGGCGACACTACTCTGGTGACACACTCACTTTCTCAGACCCATATCTCGACCACGCCCGAGACCACATCACCTTTGCATTCCAGACCACCGTCTCTCACACAGTTTaa
- the rad54b gene encoding DNA repair and recombination protein RAD54B isoform X1 translates to MRRSAAPSQLTGNAWKKPRFVPPGARSCPSTESSIPVKPEPRTAPTKVQNSQPALSLSCKDNIQHKGSTTVPAMSKVLARVLGATERKESVAVIDHPEVDLLPQQRNVSTDEGSLRTPETIRQSPAQSVTDLDSPSRGSSEDARYFSVLWCKASTRKHKRWEGDAVLVTRGHTATLKDMKGKDIGRGSGYKVLQLLSLSEGETLMIGGKEVEVLGLITKEDYAKGCCFQDCPVETEEALPSQVKLTSQRYKPFCPPLLAGEAKISNKEEKRTCQPRHNPNVPGALVMPRPSHNHQWSNNKSGLPVVDVVVDPHLTVHLRPHQREGLVFLYECVMGMRADGRYGAILADEMGLGKTLQSVSLSWTLLKQGPYGGRAIVKRVLVVTPGSLVQNWGMEFNKWLGRERISVFTVDQDHRVEQFLLSRHHSVLVISYEMLLRCLEQVQNVDFGLIICDEGHRLKNSSVKTSSALSSLSCTRRVILTGTPVQNDLQEFYAIIDFVNPGVLGSTSTYRKVYEEPILRSRQPSCTEDDRTLGEERTAELSRLTSMFILRRTQEINNRYLPPRLDWTLFCEPSSLQLQIYKRLLSHRAFRACPQQTHTHLTCITALKKLCNHPALLRASAEEKADRGSDESFFEEDMVHFFSESYTSDGMDPADSGKLSVLRDLLQTIRRISPSDRVVVVSNYTETLDMLQDLCGHMNYSFSRLDGHTPTSQRQLLVDAFNSPYSKYFLFLLSSKAGGVGLNLIGASHLVLYDINWNPANDLQAMARVWRDGQKKAVHTYRLLTAGTIEERIFMRQIAKQGLSDTVVDLGKASDHISFTTSDLQDLFSLKETPSLTHDLLNCNCNRDGSLSVTADEEEPVSSRPCQLGRQVGRGTTTNKHPSMSELMQWRHYSGDTLTFSDPYLDHARDHITFAFQTTVSHTV, encoded by the exons ATGAGGCGTTCAGCAGCACCCAGTCAGCTGACAGGCAATGCTTGGAAAAAGCCTCGATTCGTGCCACCTGGTGCACGTTCGTGTCCCTCGACAGAGTCAAGTATACCTGTTAAACCAGAGCCAAGGACAGCACCGACTAAG GTTCAAAACAGTCAACCAGCATTATCATTGTCCTGCAAAGACAACATCCAACACAAAGGTTCAACAACTGTGCCTGCCATGTCCAAAGTATTGGCTCGGGTCCTTGGTGccacagaaagaaaagaaagtgtggCGGTGATCGATCATCCAGAGGTTGATCTTCTACCTCAACAGAGGAATGTCAGCACTGATGAAG GATCACTGAGGACTCCAGAGACGATCCGTCAAAGCCCAGCACAGTCTGTAACAGACTTGGATTCTCCTTCCCGTGGCAGTAGTGAAGATGCACGTTATTTCAGCGTTCTTTGGTGTAAGGCAAGCACTAGGAAACACAAGCGTTGGGAGGGGGACGCTGTCCTAGTGACAAGGGGACATACAGCAACTTTGAAGGACATGAAGGGGAAAGACATTGGACGGG GAAGTGGCTACAAGGTGTTGCAGTTGCTCTCCCTGAGTGAGGGCGAGACCCTTATGATCGGTGGGAAAGAGGTTGAAGTGTTGGGGCTCATCACAAAGGAGGACTACGCCAAGGGCTGTTGTTTCCAAGACTGCCCAGTGGAGACAGAGGAAGCTCTTCCGAGCCAAGTCAAGCTTACTTCTCAGAGATACAAACCATTTTGCCCCCCTCTACTGGCCGGAGAAGCTAAAATATCTAACAAAGAGGAGAAGCGGACGTGTCAGCCTCGTCATAACCCTAATGTTCCAG GTGCTCTGGTGATGCCTCGTCCATCCCACAACCACCAGTGGTCTAATAACAAGTCAGGTCTTCCTGTGGTCGATGTCGTAGTGGATCCCCATCTAACTGTTCACCTGCGACCTCATCAGAGAGAAGGATTAGTCTTTTTATATGAATGTGTCATGGGCATGAG AGCTGACGGTCGCTACGGTGCCATTTTGGCGGATGAAATGGGCCTTGGAAAGACCCTCCAGAGTGTCTCGCTGTCTTGGACACTTCTTAAGCAGGGACCGTACGGTGGGAGAGCAATTGTCAAACGTGTCCTCGTGGTCACTCCTGGAAGTCTTGTGCAGAACTGGGGCATGGAGTTCAACAAGTGGCTGGGTCGAGAGAGGATTAGTGTTTTTACAGTGGATCAG GATCACAGGGTGGAGCAGTTCTTGTTGTCTCGGCACCACAGCGTTCTTGTGATCAGCTACGAGATGCTGCTTCGCTGCCTCGAGCAG GTGCAGAATGTTGATTTTGGTCTAATAATTTGCGATGAAGGTCACAGGCTGAAGAACAGCAGCGTCAAAACATCATCTGCCCTCAGCAGCCTCAGCTGCACACGCAGGGTCATTCTCACTG GCACACCTGTACAAAATGACCTTCAGGAGTTCTATGCTATTATTGACTTTGTTAATCCTGGTGTTCTTGGCTCAACATCCACTTATCGAAAAGTATATGAGGAGCCCATCCTAAGGTCCAGACAGCCCTCCTGCACTGAG GATGACAGAACGCTAGGAGAAGAGCGGACAGCTGAGCTCTCTCGACTCACCAGTATGTTCATCCTGAGGAGGACGCAAGAGATCAATAACAGATATCTGCCGCCCCGTTTGGACTGGACACTGTTCTGTGAACCTTCTTCACTCCAGCTCCAGATTTACAAACGTCTGCTCAGTCACAGAGCCTTCAGAGCGTGTCCCCagcaaactcacacacacttgaccTGCATCACTGCTCTGAAGAAGCTGTGTAACCATCCTGCGCTGCTTCGAGCCTCAGCAGAG GAGAAAGCTGACCGTGGATCTGATGAGAGCTTCTTCGAAGAAGACATGgtgcactttttttctgaatcatACACCTCTGATGGAATGGACCCGGCGGACTCTGGAAAACTCAGTGTTCTTCGGGACCTTCTCCAGACCATCAGACGCATCAGTCCCTCTGACAG ggtggtggtggtgtccaACTACACAGAAACACTTGACATGCTCCAGGACCTGTGTGGACACATGAACTATTCATTCTCTCGACTGGATGGACACACGCCCACCAGTCAGAGGCAGCTTCTGGTTGATGCTTTTAACAGCCCGTATTCCAAGTACTTCCTCTTTCTGCTGAGCTCCAAAGCAGGTGGAGTTGGCCTGAATTTGATTGGTGCCTCTCACTTGGTGTTGTATGACATCAACTGGAACCCAGCCAACGACCTTCAG GCCATGGCTCGAGTTTGGAGGGACGGACAGAAAAAGGCAGTGCACACATATCGTCTTCTTACTGCTG ggACCATTGAGGAGAGAATTTTCATGAGACAAATTGCAAAGCAGGGTCTGTCCGATACCGTTGTGGATTTGGGCAAGGCCTCCGATCACATCAGCTTTACCACGAGTGACCTGCAAGACCTTTTCAGTCTGAAGGAAACACCCTCACTGACTCATGACTTACTGAACTGCAACTGCAACAGGGACGGTTCACTCAGCG TGACTGCGGATGAGGAGGAACCCGTCTCCAGTCGGCCGTGTCAGCTCGGTCGTCAGGTAGGGCGTGGCACGACCACAAACAAGCACCCGAGCATGTCTGAGCTCATGCAGTGGCGACACTACTCTGGTGACACACTCACTTTCTCAGACCCATATCTCGACCACGCCCGAGACCACATCACCTTTGCATTCCAGACCACCGTCTCTCACACAGTTTaa
- the rad54b gene encoding DNA repair and recombination protein RAD54B isoform X3, translated as MIGGKEVEVLGLITKEDYAKGCCFQDCPVETEEALPSQVKLTSQRYKPFCPPLLAGEAKISNKEEKRTCQPRHNPNVPGALVMPRPSHNHQWSNNKSGLPVVDVVVDPHLTVHLRPHQREGLVFLYECVMGMRADGRYGAILADEMGLGKTLQSVSLSWTLLKQGPYGGRAIVKRVLVVTPGSLVQNWGMEFNKWLGRERISVFTVDQDHRVEQFLLSRHHSVLVISYEMLLRCLEQVQNVDFGLIICDEGHRLKNSSVKTSSALSSLSCTRRVILTGTPVQNDLQEFYAIIDFVNPGVLGSTSTYRKVYEEPILRSRQPSCTEDDRTLGEERTAELSRLTSMFILRRTQEINNRYLPPRLDWTLFCEPSSLQLQIYKRLLSHRAFRACPQQTHTHLTCITALKKLCNHPALLRASAEEKADRGSDESFFEEDMVHFFSESYTSDGMDPADSGKLSVLRDLLQTIRRISPSDRVVVVSNYTETLDMLQDLCGHMNYSFSRLDGHTPTSQRQLLVDAFNSPYSKYFLFLLSSKAGGVGLNLIGASHLVLYDINWNPANDLQAMARVWRDGQKKAVHTYRLLTAGTIEERIFMRQIAKQGLSDTVVDLGKASDHISFTTSDLQDLFSLKETPSLTHDLLNCNCNRDGSLSVTADEEEPVSSRPCQLGRQVGRGTTTNKHPSMSELMQWRHYSGDTLTFSDPYLDHARDHITFAFQTTVSHTV; from the exons ATGATCGGTGGGAAAGAGGTTGAAGTGTTGGGGCTCATCACAAAGGAGGACTACGCCAAGGGCTGTTGTTTCCAAGACTGCCCAGTGGAGACAGAGGAAGCTCTTCCGAGCCAAGTCAAGCTTACTTCTCAGAGATACAAACCATTTTGCCCCCCTCTACTGGCCGGAGAAGCTAAAATATCTAACAAAGAGGAGAAGCGGACGTGTCAGCCTCGTCATAACCCTAATGTTCCAG GTGCTCTGGTGATGCCTCGTCCATCCCACAACCACCAGTGGTCTAATAACAAGTCAGGTCTTCCTGTGGTCGATGTCGTAGTGGATCCCCATCTAACTGTTCACCTGCGACCTCATCAGAGAGAAGGATTAGTCTTTTTATATGAATGTGTCATGGGCATGAG AGCTGACGGTCGCTACGGTGCCATTTTGGCGGATGAAATGGGCCTTGGAAAGACCCTCCAGAGTGTCTCGCTGTCTTGGACACTTCTTAAGCAGGGACCGTACGGTGGGAGAGCAATTGTCAAACGTGTCCTCGTGGTCACTCCTGGAAGTCTTGTGCAGAACTGGGGCATGGAGTTCAACAAGTGGCTGGGTCGAGAGAGGATTAGTGTTTTTACAGTGGATCAG GATCACAGGGTGGAGCAGTTCTTGTTGTCTCGGCACCACAGCGTTCTTGTGATCAGCTACGAGATGCTGCTTCGCTGCCTCGAGCAG GTGCAGAATGTTGATTTTGGTCTAATAATTTGCGATGAAGGTCACAGGCTGAAGAACAGCAGCGTCAAAACATCATCTGCCCTCAGCAGCCTCAGCTGCACACGCAGGGTCATTCTCACTG GCACACCTGTACAAAATGACCTTCAGGAGTTCTATGCTATTATTGACTTTGTTAATCCTGGTGTTCTTGGCTCAACATCCACTTATCGAAAAGTATATGAGGAGCCCATCCTAAGGTCCAGACAGCCCTCCTGCACTGAG GATGACAGAACGCTAGGAGAAGAGCGGACAGCTGAGCTCTCTCGACTCACCAGTATGTTCATCCTGAGGAGGACGCAAGAGATCAATAACAGATATCTGCCGCCCCGTTTGGACTGGACACTGTTCTGTGAACCTTCTTCACTCCAGCTCCAGATTTACAAACGTCTGCTCAGTCACAGAGCCTTCAGAGCGTGTCCCCagcaaactcacacacacttgaccTGCATCACTGCTCTGAAGAAGCTGTGTAACCATCCTGCGCTGCTTCGAGCCTCAGCAGAG GAGAAAGCTGACCGTGGATCTGATGAGAGCTTCTTCGAAGAAGACATGgtgcactttttttctgaatcatACACCTCTGATGGAATGGACCCGGCGGACTCTGGAAAACTCAGTGTTCTTCGGGACCTTCTCCAGACCATCAGACGCATCAGTCCCTCTGACAG ggtggtggtggtgtccaACTACACAGAAACACTTGACATGCTCCAGGACCTGTGTGGACACATGAACTATTCATTCTCTCGACTGGATGGACACACGCCCACCAGTCAGAGGCAGCTTCTGGTTGATGCTTTTAACAGCCCGTATTCCAAGTACTTCCTCTTTCTGCTGAGCTCCAAAGCAGGTGGAGTTGGCCTGAATTTGATTGGTGCCTCTCACTTGGTGTTGTATGACATCAACTGGAACCCAGCCAACGACCTTCAG GCCATGGCTCGAGTTTGGAGGGACGGACAGAAAAAGGCAGTGCACACATATCGTCTTCTTACTGCTG ggACCATTGAGGAGAGAATTTTCATGAGACAAATTGCAAAGCAGGGTCTGTCCGATACCGTTGTGGATTTGGGCAAGGCCTCCGATCACATCAGCTTTACCACGAGTGACCTGCAAGACCTTTTCAGTCTGAAGGAAACACCCTCACTGACTCATGACTTACTGAACTGCAACTGCAACAGGGACGGTTCACTCAGCG TGACTGCGGATGAGGAGGAACCCGTCTCCAGTCGGCCGTGTCAGCTCGGTCGTCAGGTAGGGCGTGGCACGACCACAAACAAGCACCCGAGCATGTCTGAGCTCATGCAGTGGCGACACTACTCTGGTGACACACTCACTTTCTCAGACCCATATCTCGACCACGCCCGAGACCACATCACCTTTGCATTCCAGACCACCGTCTCTCACACAGTTTaa
- the LOC128771752 gene encoding fibrinogen silencer-binding protein → MHICQMRYRRPGAEGETLTRPGCWTETALGLTKSERMLCFKMEPSSAFLSNMVGKARSSNFTLSEKLDLLKLVRPHIRILEDHTNKHAVIVDKNKCWDTVAEQYNTLGGDRPYRTAQGLRTLYKRLKESAKQEMMQRRHAQPEYRGSISEPTRRIMEMIPHLFHHVPMHEKDLALSKMMCNRHISAIEPPGSSSSVVGLQDYATAADVAPNIPQDVVQLDTDEDVKPPPDLPAQAGPALEVHHLSEQEQDLDSVHNYKASPSPTSSSVNIALSASPLPFHPNFYHNDFYGRHDYGGVRPLHLVREEHELVLANHRKVAVYLDEKREGQKRKQELEEELLKAKIRVEKLRAARLRHGLPIPL, encoded by the exons ATGCATATATGTCAGATGAGATACCGAAGACCTGGAGCAGAAGGAGAGACATTAACTAGACCTGGCTGCTGGACAGAGACTGCTTTAGGCCTGACTAAGTCTGAGCGAATGCTATGCTTTAAAATGGAACCCAGCTCTGCATTTCTATCCAACATGGTGGGTAAGGCTCGCTCCTCTAACTTCACCCTCTCTGAGAAGCTGGATCTGTTGAAGCTTGTCCGACCCCACATCCGCATCCTAGAGGACCACACCAACAAACATGCTGTCATTGTGGACAAGAACAAGTGCTGGGACACTGTGGCCGAGCAGTACAACACACTAGGAGGGGACAGACCCTACCGCACAGCCCAGGGCCTCAGGACCCTCTACAAAAGGCTAAAGGAATCTGCCAAGCAGGAAATGATGCAAAGGAGACACGCCCAACCAGAGTATCGAGGCAGCATCTCCGAACCTACCCGCAGAATTATGGAGATGATCCCTCACCTGTTTCACCATGTGCCCATGCACGAAAAAGACCTGGCACTCAGCaa aatgATGTGTAATAGACACATTTCAGCCATTGAGCCCCCTGGCAGCAGCTCATCTGTTGTCGGGCTGCAGGACTACGCAACAGCAGCTGATGTTGCACCAAACATTCCTCAAGATGTTGTCCAGCTGGACACAGATGAAGATGTCAAACCGCCCCCAGACCTACCTGCACAAGCAGGACCAGCTTTGGAAGTACACCACTTGTCAGAGCAGGAGCAAGACTTAGACAGTGTACACAATTATAAAGCATCTCCGTCACCCACCTCGTCTTCTGTCAACATAGCCCTCTCTGCCTCGCCGCTGCCTTTCCATCCGAACTTCTATCACAATGACTTCTACGGTCGCCATGACTATGGCGGAGTGCGTCCTCTTCACCTAGTCAGAGAGGAGCATGAGCTGGTGCTTGCCAATCACAGGAAAGTTGCTGTGTATCTGGATGAGAAGAGGGAGgggcagaagaggaagcaggaacTTGAGGAGGAACTTTTGAAGGCCAAGATCAGAGTTGAAAAACTGAGGGCTGCCAGACTTCGACATGGACTGCCAATACCACTTTAA